Below is a window of Actinomycetota bacterium DNA.
ATCCTGAACGCCGACCAGAAGGCCTTCTTGGCGCCCTCCTCGTCCAGGGCCTCGTCGATGAGTGGCACGTAGAGGGCCTCGACCGAGGGCGTCAGGCGCTGGATCTCGCCCGGCCGCGGGGCGAGCTCCTCGGCCAGCGGCACGGCGAGGTCGTTGAGCAGCTCCAGCGCGGCCTCGCCCATGACCACGACGATGCGCGGCTGCACGATGGCCAGCTCCTCGACCACGCGTGCGACGCAGGCCGGGTCGGCCTGATCGGTGTCGGGCACCGGGCACTTGACGCACACCGTGCCGTAGACGGCCAGCGGGTCGATGTCCAGGCGGCGCAGGGACT
It encodes the following:
- a CDS encoding uracil-DNA glycosylase — encoded protein: MPATDDEIREKYLERAIRELNLLTRDVQACELCPRGSRAPVLGSGHPQADIFMVKHAPLPAEIEEGVAFYGRAGAALMKSLRRLDIDPLAVYGTVCVKCPVPDTDQADPACVARVVEELAIVQPRIVVVMGEAALELLNDLAVPLAEELAPRPGEIQRLTPSVEALYVPLIDEALDEEGAKKAFWSAFRMLGVWYADLPPY